In Labilibaculum sp. DW002, one DNA window encodes the following:
- a CDS encoding sulfatase family protein encodes MRNSILLGVFSGLSLIGCSSAKKQETEKREKPNIVFIMSDDHAYQAISAYGCGLNNTPNIDRIAKEGVIFTKGFVTNSICAPSRAVMLTGKHSFVNGKVDNLMPFDWEQDNFAKQLQKSGYQTAMIGKIHLNGLPQGFDYSNVLPGQGQYYNPDFIENGVKKQYHGYCTGITTDIAMEWLENKRDKNKPFLMLYHQKAPHRTWMPEKKYFDLFKDKQFTPPANFFDKYENRPVAAKHEMGIYEHMDLAYDLKMLDEEGEIKTRLRKNAQWMYERMDSTQKAAWDAHYKPLIAEFKAKGLKGKELALWKYDRYMKDYLSTIQSVDDRVGELLDYLDENGLAENTIVVYTSDQGFYLGEHGWFDKRFMYEESFRTPILMRYPKEIKAGTEVDKLIQNLDFAPAFLDYAGITIPKDIQGESFRKIVNGESGEWRDAIYYTYYEFPGEHNVQRHHGIRTDRYKLIHFYYDSDTWELYDLEKDPTEMNNVYNNLAYADVQKDMHKKLIELRIKYDDSDENDKKHLQRFLDAKNLKH; translated from the coding sequence ATGAGAAATTCAATCCTTTTAGGCGTATTCTCAGGTTTATCTTTAATTGGATGTTCTTCAGCAAAGAAACAGGAGACTGAAAAAAGAGAAAAACCGAATATAGTTTTTATCATGAGCGACGATCATGCCTACCAGGCGATCAGTGCTTATGGTTGCGGGCTGAATAATACCCCAAATATTGATCGTATTGCAAAGGAAGGTGTCATTTTTACCAAAGGATTTGTCACCAATTCTATTTGTGCTCCCAGCAGGGCGGTGATGTTAACTGGGAAGCACAGTTTTGTAAATGGAAAAGTGGATAACTTAATGCCCTTTGATTGGGAACAAGATAATTTTGCCAAACAGCTTCAGAAGTCAGGGTACCAGACTGCTATGATTGGGAAAATTCATCTTAACGGTTTGCCTCAGGGTTTTGACTACTCTAATGTCTTACCGGGTCAAGGGCAATATTATAATCCCGATTTTATCGAGAATGGTGTAAAAAAACAATACCATGGTTATTGCACAGGCATAACGACCGATATTGCAATGGAATGGCTGGAAAATAAGCGAGATAAGAATAAGCCATTCTTAATGCTTTATCATCAAAAAGCACCGCATAGAACATGGATGCCAGAGAAAAAATATTTTGATTTATTCAAAGACAAACAATTTACACCTCCAGCAAATTTTTTCGATAAATATGAAAATCGTCCTGTAGCAGCAAAGCATGAAATGGGAATTTATGAGCATATGGATTTGGCTTACGATTTGAAAATGCTTGATGAAGAGGGTGAAATAAAAACAAGATTAAGAAAGAATGCCCAATGGATGTACGAGCGTATGGATTCGACTCAAAAAGCAGCTTGGGATGCTCATTATAAACCACTTATTGCTGAATTTAAAGCTAAGGGTTTAAAAGGAAAAGAATTGGCCTTATGGAAATATGATCGATACATGAAAGATTATCTGAGCACCATTCAATCCGTTGATGACAGAGTAGGTGAACTTTTGGATTATCTGGATGAAAATGGATTGGCAGAAAACACCATTGTTGTTTATACATCCGATCAAGGTTTCTATTTAGGAGAACATGGTTGGTTCGACAAACGATTTATGTACGAAGAGTCATTCAGAACTCCTATTCTGATGCGATATCCAAAGGAAATTAAGGCGGGTACCGAAGTGGATAAACTGATACAGAACCTTGATTTTGCACCTGCTTTTCTAGATTATGCTGGAATTACAATCCCTAAGGATATACAAGGAGAATCGTTTCGGAAGATTGTAAATGGAGAATCGGGTGAATGGAGAGATGCCATTTATTATACCTATTATGAGTTTCCTGGTGAGCACAATGTGCAACGTCATCATGGAATTCGAACCGATAGGTATAAGCTGATTCATTTTTATTACGATTCTGATACATGGGAACTGTACGATTTGGAGAAGGACCCCACTGAAATGAATAACGTGTATAACAATTTAGCTTACGCTGATGTTCAAAAAGACATGCATAAAAAGTTGATTGAACTAAGAATCAAGTATGACGATAGTGATGAAAATGATAAGAAGCATCTTCAGAGATTTTTGGATGCCAAGAATTTGAAACACTAA
- a CDS encoding glycoside hydrolase family 2 TIM barrel-domain containing protein — translation MKFSIIQLLSLLVLTASAQTMEDKITDWENPKMFDQNKEVAHATLMPFKSLDAALTKKRNQSVYYKSLSGTWKFNWVGKPANRPKDFYKTAYDVSAWDDIPVPANWELEGYGAPIYVNHQYEFADYKAPVSDEIEFTGKIYPKNPGKVPHDYNPVGSYRRNFTIPENWDGRQVFIQFGAVKSAMYIWVNGKKVGYSQGSKTPAEWDITKYLEKGENVLALEVYRWSDGSYLECQDFWRISGIERDVYLYSTPKVRIRDFFAKADLDSQYKNGLLSLDIDLQNHTQKLRSGNYEVEYRLINEQGKLVAADSQKVLIDRKSDFKLNFTKEISNPKKWTAETPNLYSLLISLKDKKGNVSEVVSCKVGFRKVEIKDAVFYINGVATLIKGVNRHEHDQFKGHVVSEEGMIKEIALMKQFNINAVRTSHYPNDERFYELCNQYGLYITNEANIESHGMYYGEHSLAKNPDWKQAHLDRNIRMVERDKNHPSVIVWSMGNEAGDGENFTAVYKWIKDRDPSRPIHYERAIMGPNTDLYCPQYPGAKYLKKYASKKQTLPMIISEYAHAMGNSTGNLLDLWNVIYDEENTQLQGGYIWDWIDQALVKTDQNGLDFWTYGGDYGPEGLPTDYNFVINGIISADYTPHPAMWEVKYAYQNVRFYSEDLEKGSFLIKNFHDFIDLKDYQIKWTLSENGEEITSKVIEDFNLNAQESQVVNLALSEIKQEPGIEYFVDFSVVLTVDQPFRPKGFEVAHDQFALPVLPMIAKAEKSCPELKLKDTSDFVNITGENFEISFDKSNGILSSYQMAGQELIQKGFLLNFWRAPNDNDKGSNMIKRLGIWRDVSNSPELSGIESVQSKSEKVIVTVSYNLPKINSSQSIKYTITGDGKVAVKSNIKLGKEDLPDMPRFGMRLELPVNFDNLEYFGRGPQENYIDRNNGTFVGNYKSKVADQYFNYVRPQENGYKTEVRWFELRNENGFGIRISGQPQVGFSAHHNPLEDFDQITHTDFRHTNDIVKKDGVFVNLDLRMMGVAGDDSWGSTPYPEYSVSAMDYEFNFSIEPVF, via the coding sequence ATGAAATTTTCAATTATTCAACTTTTATCTCTATTGGTATTAACTGCCAGTGCACAGACAATGGAGGATAAAATCACAGATTGGGAGAACCCTAAGATGTTTGATCAGAACAAAGAAGTTGCCCACGCCACTTTAATGCCTTTTAAAAGCCTTGATGCGGCTTTAACAAAAAAAAGGAATCAGTCTGTTTATTATAAAAGTTTAAGTGGAACCTGGAAGTTCAATTGGGTAGGTAAACCAGCTAATCGTCCTAAAGACTTTTATAAAACAGCTTACGATGTTTCAGCTTGGGATGATATTCCGGTGCCAGCAAACTGGGAATTAGAGGGCTATGGAGCACCTATTTATGTCAATCATCAGTACGAATTTGCAGATTATAAAGCTCCGGTTTCTGATGAGATTGAGTTTACAGGAAAAATCTATCCTAAAAACCCAGGAAAAGTACCACATGATTACAATCCTGTTGGCTCGTATCGAAGAAATTTTACTATTCCTGAAAATTGGGATGGTCGTCAGGTCTTTATACAGTTTGGTGCGGTTAAATCTGCCATGTATATATGGGTAAATGGGAAAAAAGTAGGTTACAGTCAGGGAAGTAAAACACCAGCAGAATGGGATATTACTAAATATCTTGAAAAAGGTGAGAATGTGTTAGCTCTAGAAGTTTATCGCTGGTCTGATGGATCATACTTGGAATGTCAGGATTTTTGGAGAATTAGTGGAATTGAAAGAGATGTTTACTTGTATTCTACTCCAAAGGTTCGTATTCGTGATTTCTTTGCTAAAGCTGATCTGGATTCTCAATACAAGAATGGTCTCTTGTCTTTGGATATTGATTTGCAAAACCATACCCAAAAATTGCGTTCAGGCAATTATGAAGTTGAGTATCGTTTGATTAATGAGCAAGGAAAATTAGTAGCTGCTGATTCACAAAAAGTTCTTATCGATAGAAAATCAGACTTTAAGCTAAATTTTACTAAAGAGATTTCGAACCCTAAAAAGTGGACGGCCGAAACGCCTAACCTTTATTCATTACTTATTTCACTAAAGGATAAGAAGGGAAATGTTTCTGAGGTCGTTTCTTGTAAAGTAGGTTTCCGAAAAGTTGAAATAAAAGACGCTGTTTTTTACATCAATGGTGTGGCTACGCTTATTAAGGGAGTTAACCGCCATGAACACGACCAGTTCAAAGGTCATGTGGTAAGTGAAGAGGGTATGATAAAGGAAATAGCACTGATGAAGCAGTTCAATATTAATGCTGTCAGAACTAGCCATTATCCCAATGATGAACGTTTCTATGAATTATGCAACCAATATGGTTTGTACATTACCAACGAAGCCAATATCGAATCTCATGGCATGTACTATGGTGAGCATTCATTAGCCAAAAATCCTGACTGGAAGCAGGCTCATTTGGATCGTAACATCCGTATGGTGGAACGCGACAAGAATCATCCTTCGGTCATTGTCTGGTCTATGGGGAATGAAGCTGGTGATGGTGAGAATTTTACGGCTGTGTACAAATGGATCAAAGATCGTGATCCTTCACGTCCGATTCATTACGAACGTGCTATCATGGGTCCGAATACTGACCTTTATTGTCCCCAGTACCCTGGTGCTAAATATTTGAAAAAATATGCATCTAAAAAGCAGACCCTGCCAATGATCATCAGTGAGTATGCGCACGCCATGGGTAATAGTACGGGTAACCTACTTGATTTATGGAATGTGATTTACGATGAAGAGAACACCCAGTTGCAAGGGGGATATATTTGGGATTGGATTGATCAAGCCCTTGTAAAAACCGATCAAAATGGGCTTGATTTTTGGACTTATGGAGGTGATTATGGCCCCGAAGGACTGCCGACAGATTATAACTTTGTCATTAATGGTATTATTTCAGCAGATTATACGCCTCACCCTGCAATGTGGGAAGTGAAATACGCCTACCAGAATGTAAGGTTCTATAGCGAGGATCTTGAAAAAGGAAGCTTTCTTATTAAGAACTTTCACGATTTTATCGATCTGAAGGACTATCAAATCAAGTGGACTTTATCGGAAAATGGCGAGGAGATCACTTCAAAGGTTATAGAAGATTTTAATCTGAATGCTCAGGAAAGTCAAGTCGTTAATTTGGCACTTTCGGAGATTAAGCAAGAGCCAGGCATAGAGTATTTTGTGGATTTCTCTGTTGTGTTGACAGTTGATCAGCCATTCAGGCCAAAAGGATTTGAAGTGGCACACGATCAGTTTGCCTTGCCAGTATTGCCAATGATCGCAAAAGCTGAAAAAAGCTGTCCTGAGCTAAAATTGAAAGATACTTCTGATTTTGTGAACATCACAGGTGAAAACTTCGAGATCAGCTTTGATAAATCCAATGGAATACTTTCTTCTTATCAGATGGCAGGTCAGGAACTGATTCAGAAAGGCTTTTTACTTAATTTTTGGAGAGCACCCAACGATAATGATAAGGGAAGTAATATGATTAAACGCTTGGGTATTTGGCGCGATGTATCCAATTCTCCTGAATTATCAGGAATTGAAAGCGTTCAAAGCAAATCAGAAAAAGTTATTGTAACAGTAAGTTATAATCTTCCGAAAATCAATTCTTCTCAGAGTATAAAATATACCATTACTGGAGATGGAAAAGTAGCCGTTAAGAGTAATATAAAGCTTGGTAAGGAAGATTTGCCGGATATGCCTCGATTTGGAATGCGACTTGAATTACCTGTAAATTTCGACAATCTGGAATATTTTGGTCGTGGACCTCAGGAGAACTATATTGATCGTAATAATGGAACTTTTGTAGGAAATTACAAAAGCAAAGTGGCCGATCAGTATTTCAACTATGTGCGACCACAGGAGAATGGTTACAAGACCGAAGTACGTTGGTTTGAGTTGAGAAATGAAAATGGTTTTGGAATTCGCATAAGTGGCCAGCCTCAAGTTGGTTTCTCTGCACATCACAATCCACTTGAAGATTTCGATCAGATTACACACACCGATTTTCGCCATACCAACGATATTGTTAAGAAAGACGGGGTTTTTGTGAATCTTGACCTGAGAATGATGGGTGTCGCAGGAGATGATTCCTGGGGATCAACGCCATATCCAGAGTATTCGGTGTCGGCGATGGATTATGAGTTTAACTTTAGTATTGAACCTGTATTTTAA
- a CDS encoding beta-N-acetylhexosaminidase: MNTFFKAGQLLIIVMIFFSCKTPTVKDLAKENLIPKPTKLFATGSSFELTGKTTIYVEENDETIRPIGNYLADLIKPATGFETEVQGVKNADFKKGIYLALVEKNKDLGEEGYILSIDEKKIVLEAYQLAGLFRGVQTIRQLLPARIESKDLQMGSWEIASGTIEDAPDYGYRGAMLDVVRHFFDVTDVKRFIDLIAAYKMNVLHLHLTDDQGWRIEIKSWPNLTKHGGSTQVDGGKGGFYTQEEYTELVKYAQDRFITIIPEIDMPGHTNAALASYAELNADGKARDLYTGTNVGFSTLDANKEITYKFIDDVIRELSAMTPGPFIHIGGDESHVTAKDDYIEFIDKVQDIVNAHGKQMIGWADIAAGSLKENSLAQFWQIKPDNALKAVNQNVKVIMSPAAKAYMDIQYNKLCPLGLNWSGYIEVDKAYNWTLESNVEGISKEDIVGIEAPLWTETIETMDDIEFMVFPRLPGYAELGWSSDVNKSWDEYKVRLAKQKTRFEFMDINYYKSALVPWVDEVITEK, from the coding sequence ATGAATACATTTTTTAAAGCAGGACAGTTGCTCATTATTGTAATGATTTTTTTTTCTTGCAAAACACCAACAGTAAAAGATTTGGCAAAGGAAAACCTGATCCCAAAACCTACAAAACTCTTTGCAACGGGTAGTTCATTCGAATTGACAGGAAAAACGACTATTTATGTTGAGGAAAATGATGAAACAATTCGACCAATTGGAAACTACCTGGCTGATCTGATTAAACCAGCTACCGGATTTGAAACTGAAGTACAAGGCGTAAAAAACGCTGACTTCAAAAAAGGAATTTATTTGGCATTGGTTGAAAAAAATAAAGATTTAGGTGAAGAAGGCTATATATTGAGCATAGATGAAAAGAAAATTGTTTTGGAAGCCTACCAATTGGCAGGTTTGTTTAGAGGTGTTCAAACTATCAGACAATTATTACCAGCTCGTATAGAATCGAAAGATTTGCAAATGGGATCATGGGAGATAGCTAGTGGAACAATTGAAGATGCACCAGACTATGGCTACAGAGGTGCCATGTTGGATGTGGTACGTCATTTCTTTGATGTGACCGATGTGAAACGATTTATCGATTTAATTGCGGCCTATAAAATGAATGTTCTGCATTTGCACTTGACTGATGATCAGGGATGGCGAATTGAAATTAAATCGTGGCCCAATCTGACAAAGCATGGTGGTAGTACACAAGTAGATGGTGGTAAAGGTGGTTTTTATACTCAAGAAGAATATACTGAGCTTGTAAAGTATGCACAGGATAGGTTTATTACCATTATTCCTGAAATAGATATGCCAGGTCATACCAATGCGGCTTTGGCTTCGTATGCCGAATTGAATGCTGATGGTAAAGCAAGAGACTTATATACAGGAACCAATGTTGGTTTTAGTACGCTGGATGCCAACAAAGAGATCACTTATAAATTTATCGATGATGTGATTCGTGAACTAAGTGCAATGACTCCTGGTCCCTTCATCCATATTGGAGGTGATGAATCACACGTTACGGCAAAAGACGATTATATTGAGTTTATCGACAAAGTGCAAGACATTGTAAATGCACATGGCAAACAAATGATTGGATGGGCTGATATTGCTGCCGGTTCATTAAAAGAAAACTCTTTGGCACAATTCTGGCAAATAAAACCAGATAATGCATTAAAGGCTGTGAATCAAAATGTTAAGGTAATTATGTCTCCAGCGGCTAAAGCTTATATGGATATTCAATATAATAAGCTTTGTCCTTTAGGACTTAATTGGTCGGGATACATTGAGGTCGACAAGGCTTATAACTGGACTCTTGAAAGTAATGTAGAAGGTATTAGTAAAGAGGATATTGTGGGAATTGAGGCTCCTCTATGGACTGAAACCATTGAAACAATGGATGATATTGAATTTATGGTTTTCCCTCGTTTGCCTGGGTATGCAGAGCTCGGTTGGTCTTCAGATGTAAATAAGAGCTGGGATGAGTACAAAGTTCGGTTAGCCAAACAAAAAACTCGTTTTGAATTTATGGATATTAATTATTACAAATCTGCACTGGTTCCCTGGGTAGATGAAGTAATAACAGAAAAATAA
- a CDS encoding arylsulfatase, which produces MMQLTSNKSIISLGATALLSLSACSIKDKKPETKQSNIIYILADDLGYGDLGCYGQKIIETPNLDRMASEGVRFTNHYTGCTVCAPSRCALLTGKHTGHSIVRGNKEIKPEGQMAMPSETRTVAHSLKNAGYTTACVGKWGLGFPGSDSDPLKMGFDYFFGYNCQMKAHHYFPEYLWENDKKVFYPENKNRQQKMYSHDETTRRAIDFIRENKEKPFFLYLAYAIPHAEMVIPEKYLAKFKGEFPEKPWSGGHYGKQDHPRAAYAAMVSHMDGDIGKLNTLLKELGLDENTIIIFASDNGPHVEGGNDPKFFNSSGGLRGNKRSLYEGGIRTPFIVKWPGNVEAGSVSNHVSAFWDIFSTFCDVAGVETPEDVDGISFLPELLGEKQAEHDLLYWEFHGYTGDKQAIRKGKWKAVRVKITKENTPIELYDLESDPYEKINIAEQHPDVVAQMKKLFEKEHEESIEFPFLYEKEIK; this is translated from the coding sequence ATGATGCAATTAACTTCAAACAAATCAATTATAAGCCTTGGCGCAACAGCTTTACTAAGCCTGTCTGCCTGTTCTATTAAGGATAAAAAACCAGAAACAAAGCAATCCAACATTATATACATTCTTGCTGATGATTTGGGTTATGGTGATCTGGGCTGTTACGGACAGAAGATCATAGAAACCCCTAATCTGGACAGAATGGCTTCGGAAGGGGTTCGTTTTACCAATCATTATACGGGCTGTACGGTTTGTGCTCCATCAAGATGTGCCCTTTTGACAGGAAAACATACCGGACATTCTATTGTTCGTGGTAATAAGGAAATAAAACCTGAAGGGCAAATGGCTATGCCATCTGAGACCCGCACTGTAGCTCACTCTCTAAAAAATGCAGGATATACTACTGCTTGTGTTGGTAAGTGGGGACTTGGCTTTCCAGGATCAGATAGTGATCCTCTGAAAATGGGATTTGATTATTTCTTTGGGTACAACTGTCAGATGAAAGCACACCATTACTTTCCAGAGTATTTGTGGGAGAATGACAAAAAGGTATTCTACCCTGAAAATAAGAATAGACAGCAAAAGATGTATAGTCATGATGAAACAACGCGAAGAGCAATTGATTTTATCAGGGAGAATAAAGAAAAGCCATTTTTCCTTTATCTGGCCTACGCAATCCCACATGCTGAAATGGTTATTCCTGAAAAATATCTGGCGAAGTTTAAAGGGGAATTTCCCGAAAAACCATGGTCGGGAGGTCATTATGGGAAACAGGATCACCCCAGAGCGGCATATGCAGCAATGGTATCACATATGGATGGAGATATCGGCAAATTGAATACTTTGTTAAAGGAATTAGGCTTGGACGAGAATACAATTATCATTTTTGCTTCCGATAATGGACCTCATGTTGAAGGAGGAAATGATCCTAAATTTTTTAATAGTTCTGGAGGATTAAGAGGGAATAAGAGATCTTTATATGAAGGGGGAATTCGTACTCCTTTTATTGTGAAATGGCCAGGTAATGTTGAAGCTGGAAGTGTGTCGAATCATGTTTCGGCCTTTTGGGATATTTTTTCAACTTTTTGTGATGTGGCAGGAGTGGAAACACCTGAAGATGTAGATGGTATATCATTTTTGCCAGAGCTGCTTGGAGAGAAACAGGCTGAACATGACTTGCTCTATTGGGAATTCCATGGCTACACTGGCGATAAGCAGGCTATAAGAAAGGGGAAATGGAAAGCAGTTCGTGTGAAAATCACGAAAGAGAATACTCCAATTGAGTTGTACGATCTAGAATCTGATCCTTACGAGAAGATAAATATCGCAGAACAGCATCCTGATGTTGTTGCTCAGATGAAAAAACTCTTTGAGAAGGAACATGAAGAGTCAATAGAATTTCCATTTCTCTATGAGAAGGAAATCAAGTAG
- a CDS encoding Gfo/Idh/MocA family protein: MTTNRRSFLSNLALGAGVLAAAPLAACSSTKDESNLAYIKAAASRNPSMNFNMCGYAAPKLDTVRVGFVGIGDRGSGAVKRMTYIEGVEITALCDIRQAAVDGGQKILSDAGLPKAKEFVGGDLGFKELCESGLVDLVYIATPWEWHVPVAIAAMEADSHAAVEVSTAKTMDECWQMVETSERTRKHCVILENCCYDFFEMLTISMAQQGAFGDLIHGEGAYIHDLDYWHFNKPKDDKMSDGAYTRMWRLHENKRKANVYPTHGLGPICQAMNINRGDKMDYLTSMMSEDFTLKHRIAEMAKEDSFFEKFVGWEMRGNMDMQMIRTNMGRTIMIQHDISSPRPYSRIHMLSGTKCFAQKWPKQHIAFGHNVIDDTKFKELEEKYTPEIIRRVGEMAKQVGGHGGMDFVMDWRLIDCLRNGLPMDMDVYDAASWSCITPLSEWSIANKSNSIEIPDFTRGAWKTNKPIDLTLNGGGTTGVRNLKKADSKGQLEVH; this comes from the coding sequence ATGACAACAAACCGAAGATCATTTCTAAGTAATTTGGCTCTTGGAGCCGGTGTACTTGCTGCAGCACCACTTGCAGCTTGTTCAAGCACCAAAGATGAAAGTAATTTGGCTTATATAAAAGCTGCTGCATCAAGAAATCCATCAATGAATTTCAATATGTGTGGTTATGCTGCCCCAAAACTCGATACAGTTCGTGTTGGATTTGTTGGTATAGGTGATCGTGGTTCAGGAGCAGTAAAACGTATGACTTATATCGAAGGTGTCGAAATAACAGCTCTTTGTGATATTAGGCAAGCTGCTGTTGATGGTGGGCAAAAAATTCTATCAGATGCAGGTTTACCAAAAGCCAAAGAATTTGTTGGAGGTGATTTAGGATTCAAGGAATTGTGTGAAAGTGGTTTGGTTGATCTTGTTTATATAGCTACACCATGGGAATGGCACGTACCTGTGGCTATCGCTGCAATGGAAGCTGACAGTCATGCGGCTGTTGAAGTTTCTACAGCTAAAACAATGGACGAATGCTGGCAAATGGTTGAAACATCAGAGCGTACCCGTAAGCATTGTGTTATTTTAGAAAATTGTTGCTATGATTTCTTCGAAATGTTAACCATTAGCATGGCTCAGCAAGGTGCATTTGGTGATCTTATTCACGGAGAAGGCGCCTATATTCACGATCTTGATTATTGGCATTTTAATAAGCCAAAAGATGATAAAATGTCTGATGGAGCATACACTAGAATGTGGCGTTTACATGAGAACAAACGTAAGGCAAATGTATACCCAACCCATGGTTTAGGACCTATTTGCCAAGCAATGAATATTAATCGAGGTGACAAAATGGATTACTTAACATCCATGATGTCTGAAGATTTTACATTGAAGCATCGAATTGCTGAGATGGCTAAAGAAGATTCCTTCTTTGAAAAATTCGTAGGATGGGAAATGAGAGGTAATATGGATATGCAGATGATTCGTACCAATATGGGACGAACCATAATGATACAGCATGATATTAGTTCTCCAAGACCTTATTCAAGAATTCATATGTTGAGCGGAACAAAATGTTTTGCACAAAAATGGCCTAAACAGCATATTGCATTCGGGCATAACGTGATAGATGATACAAAATTTAAAGAATTAGAAGAAAAATACACTCCTGAAATTATCCGAAGAGTTGGTGAAATGGCCAAACAAGTTGGTGGTCATGGTGGCATGGATTTCGTAATGGATTGGCGTTTAATTGACTGCTTACGTAACGGCTTGCCAATGGATATGGATGTATATGATGCTGCATCCTGGAGTTGTATTACACCTTTAAGTGAATGGTCTATTGCCAATAAATCAAATTCTATTGAAATTCCTGATTTTACAAGAGGTGCATGGAAAACCAATAAACCAATAGATTTGACTTTAAATGGTGGTGGAACAACAGGTGTAAGAAATCTTAAAAAAGCAGATTCTAAAGGGCAACTTGAGGTACATTAA